The DNA window ACAGTAAATGTTTTAGAAATAAATTCCCACATAAATATAGGCAATCAGGAAGATGAAATTAATGAAATTCCGTTTTTGGGAAAAATTATTAAAAGTAAATATTTTAAAAATTTCACTAATGTTGGCTATCAGGGGTATTTTGTGCCGCACAAGGATATAGCCTTAATGAAAAAACTATATTTTGATACAATTAGATTAGGAGAAATTCGTTCCGATTTAAAAGAAGTAGAACCAATAATTAGAGATTCTGAAATTATTAGTATAAATATTAATTCAGTTAAACAATCAGATGCCCCGGGCTATTTTTCTCCTTCACCAAATGGTTTTTACAGTGAGGAAATTTGTCAGATTGCAAAATTTGCAGGGATGAGTGAAAAAGTGAGTTGTTTTAGTTTGTTTGATGTTAATCCCGATTATGATATAAACGAACAAACTTCTCATTTAGCGGCACAAATAATATGGCATTTTATTGATGGATTTTGTCAAAGAACTAATGATTTCCCATTTGCAAATTCATCAGAATACACAAAATATGTTGTTAATATTAGTAATTTTGATACAAATCTGATATTTTATAAAAGCAAAAAAAGCATGAGATGGTGGTTAGAAATTCCT is part of the Bacteroidales bacterium genome and encodes:
- a CDS encoding formimidoylglutamase; this translates as MNIKDYFSPVDLEMKIDNQLFYENLFGNNLLVHTLKNKISNINKFKIAILGIPEERGTKNIGCKHAPDKIRNKLYYLTKNNNFPAIVDLGNFRIGKTINDTYIGLRDVIIKLLNNDVLPVIIGGSENLLYSCFLANEELKRTVNVLEINSHINIGNQEDEINEIPFLGKIIKSKYFKNFTNVGYQGYFVPHKDIALMKKLYFDTIRLGEIRSDLKEVEPIIRDSEIISININSVKQSDAPGYFSPSPNGFYSEEICQIAKFAGMSEKVSCFSLFDVNPDYDINEQTSHLAAQIIWHFIDGFCQRTNDFPFANSSEYTKYVVNISNFDTNLIFYKSKKSMRWWLEIPETISKTEKNTLIACSYNDYKKACENEMPERFWKFIQKSF